GTCACGCGCCGGGTCCAGCGTCAGCGTGACGAGTTGCACGGGCTTGTTCAGCTCACGCCGCCGCTCATCAATATCGGTCAGATAAAGATCGGCCATCCCACAAAGTTCGGTGCAGCGCGTATAGGTGAAATTCAGCACGAAAGTGCCGTCACCGACCGCATCGCGGAAACGCATCTTGTTGCCGAACTGATCAGTGACATCGGCATCGGGCAGAACGCCATCCGCCTTGTCGATCAGCACGCCGGTTTCATCGAAGATCGCCGGGGCCTCTTCGCCTAGCGCCGGGGCGATCATCAGACATGTCGAAGCAATTGCAGCCTTGATCATTTGCCTACCTCGATAATGACAGGGTTAATTGAAATTCTCGCGGGCAGAGAAGCGTCGAAAGCGATGCTGACCAGCCCGTCCGGGATCGCGCCCAGAGATGCACGATACAGGCCCTCGGAAACGGACCGTGCGACAACCCGGTCACGCCAGCCGCTTTCGAGCGATTGCAGAACGACCGGCATATCCCCCGGCCAGATCTGGTTCACGCCGTCCTCATCCCGCAGGCTCAGCGTCAGCGCCGTTCGGTCCGTGCCTTGCGTTTCAGTTGCGGCCTGAAGCGCCAGTTGCAGCCCCACGACATACTCGCCCTGCACATCGAAGCGTGTGCAGGCGGTAAAGCGGCCCGGCCCGGCTGAAACCACCAGTTCATAAGGCCCGCCATAGGCCAGAACCGTCGCAGCGGCGTAATCGCCCGGCTCCGTTTCGCGCAAACCGCCGGACAGTTCGGCCACGGTCAGCGGCCTGCCGCCGCGAATGCGAAACCCGTTCATCGGTGCCGTCGCATTGCCGCCGCTGTCGCGCTTCACCGGAAACGCGGTCGACAGATCCGGGTGCAGCGCGAGAACGGATCCGCTGCTGTGGCCACGCACGGTTTCGATCAGAAACGGCCCCGCATCGTCGGGAATGTCTTCGACCGGCGGCCCGATGCGCACCGCTCGTACGCCCGCAGGCTCTCCCCGCCGGACCTGATCGAGATCGACCACCATCACGAAATCAAGCCGTTCCAGCAACAGAAACGCCGCATCCTCGGCAAAGCCCACCTCCCTGACCGGCTGGTTCAGCGGAGCGCGGTTCAACTCCACAGCCTGTATCACCGAAGCCGTGGCGATTTCGATGATCGAGACGGCAGAGGAATCCGGCGACCACGCCAGCGCATAAACTCCGTCGAGCGAGACCGAGATACGGGAAGCAGGCGCAGGAAGCTGCGCCTGGGTCGCCGGACGCCCGCCGTAAGACACAGCGAATGTCGTGCCGCCATCGACGAACAGAACCGCATCGGCCTCCGCAGAATGGGCGGCAGATGTGGCGTTTGCCGGCCCTTGGACCAGTGCAGTCATGTCCTCGCCCTCTCGGGCAATGAACGCGGCCCCATTCTCCAGCAGCGCGACAACACCTTCGTAACCGCCATAATCCTCGTCGGGAAAGGCGGGCTGGATGCCGCGAACCTCACCGGGAAGTTGCTTCACCACGCCGTCATCGGGGGCAATCAGCCGGTCGCCGCGCGCCATCCAGCCATTGGACGTCACCAGCATCTCCCCCGCCGCCGCAATCGGCGGCAGGATTTCCGCCTTGGCACCCAGCGTCGCGTCGATCTGCACGCGCTCGCCCCGCACAGAAGGCGCGGCGAAGGCGAAATCATCCGGCAGCGCGGTCAGCGGGCCTGCAAGATCAGGCACGGGGACCATCGCCAGAATATTTGCCGAGGCGATAGAATGCTCCCAGTCGATGATCGAGACATTGCCGTCATCATGGCGCACCGCGTAAAGCGAGCGGGCGAGATCGGTGCTCCCCCGGGGCAGCGCGCCCTGATTGACGAAATAGGACCGCGCGGCGTCACGGCAACGATCATTCGAGGCTTCAACCGGCCTGATCCAGCCGCTGAGATGTTCATCCGCGACCGGCTGTCCGCTGCCAGGATCGGACAGTCTCACCAGAATGCGGAACGGTTCCCCCGCCACTGGCCGTTCCAGCCGCGCGCCCGAGACATCGCTCAGCATAATCTCGACCTGCGCGCCGCCGCCGAAACCGGGATCCGGGATTTGCGCATTGGCCGCGCCGCAGGCGAGGATCAGGCCAACGCCGATCGGGCTTATTGTTCGGGTACGCATCTCGAACCCTCACCATCTGCCCGGACATCCAGAAGCCCCCAAGCGCCTGCCGCCTCGATATTGCGCGGCCCGTCCGACCACAGATAGCATTCCGGCCGGACCGGGGCCGTAAACGCCGCCGAGAGCGCCTTGCCCGGCGCCAACAGCGCCGAATGCGGGAAGCCGAAGCCCGGGAACATATCGTCATAGTCATTGCCGACCGTCACGAAAGCGCGCTGCCGCGCCCGTCCGCCGGGGTGAATGACACGGATCACAACCTCCTCCCCGGGCTTCGCGTCAAGCACCATCGGGTTGGATGTCAGGCCAGCTTTCGGAAAGCGAAAATCATCCTCGAACTCGAAACCGTTCAGATCGGAATGAGCCTCCGCAGGGCGGTTCTGAGACTGCCGCAGCCGTCGGTAAAACGCCGGGGCTAAATAGCTGACCGCCTTCTCGCCCCAGTCATAGGTATCGTCACAGACACCACAATCATCGACAATGGGAAGGAATTTCGTGCGCCCTGCCGGGTTCCTGGGAATGAACCGATTGGTACTGCCGTCATCCCAAAGGTTCAGCCCGTCCTGATAGAACAGCACGAACTCGCGATAACTGCGCTCCTTGTCGTTCGCATCGGTGAAGCTGATCTCGGTGTTATGGCCGTTGCCGCGATGCATATCATCGGGCTCGGGCAGCTCCGCCGGGCTGTATTCCCCCGGTCCATCCACGCCTTCAAGCCGTCCCGGATAGCGCGCGCCCTGCGGTTCGACCACAAGCGCACCGAAGAGACCATGCGACAAGTGATTGAACATATCCGCGACAGGCTTGATCGGCACAGCACCAAACGCATAGGGAATGGCACTGATGATTGCCGTCGTGTTGTCGCCAGCCTGTCCGGTCAACTCCTCGTCGTCGCCTGTCGCGTCCGGAAATTCTCCACCGATCAGCAAGGCGGTCACGCAATCGACCGTCATCTGCGCGACATTCTCCACGACACCTTCCGAGATAGGTTCGTTCGAATCAGGCCGCTCCTGAATGAACCCGAAATAGGTCTGACCAAACAACTCGATCGGGAAGACACCGGCATTGGACTCGCGGTCGCCTCCATCGTCACTGGTCAGCACCGCGTAATGCTCGCTGTCATTCCCGACAATTTTTTTCGCAACCTCATAATCATCCTCCGAACTGCCCTCGATGCCCTCATAGGCGAACTCGCGCGCTTTGCATTGAAGAAGGGCATTACTGATCGGCGAGAGATCAGTATTCTCGGTGTTTCCCATCAAACCTGCCACTTCCGGCCAATCCATCCGAAGAAGGCCCATGTAGTATTCCGCTGTCTGGATTGAACCGGGCGGTTTCGATGTGGTCGGATTGACGCCGAAAGGCAGATGAGCGT
The genomic region above belongs to Paracoccus sp. SCSIO 75233 and contains:
- a CDS encoding SCO family protein; amino-acid sequence: MIKAAIASTCLMIAPALGEEAPAIFDETGVLIDKADGVLPDADVTDQFGNKMRFRDAVGDGTFVLNFTYTRCTELCGMADLYLTDIDERRRELNKPVQLVTLTLDPARDRPEDLLQRHQDFGSPDGWLRLTGDPADILPLLIRLGAWDGGPLEDHKLFVIVGDVSKSEMVRLEADPWLPDRIYQLAADYTN